Below is a genomic region from Equus caballus isolate H_3958 breed thoroughbred chromosome X, TB-T2T, whole genome shotgun sequence.
CCTCGggcctcctgcctgccccctcaGCCTGCAGCATCACTGCAGTTTGCAACAAGGAGCTCCTGTCCCCTTAGGCTGCACTTGGTGTTCCCAGGACCGTGGTTCCTAGACCCAGAGCCAAGCACATTGCTTGTCGTTGGGAGCCCTGAGCCTTGTCCGGCACAGCCCCCAGGACAGGcgccctctgccccctgccctctcccctgcaTCCATGGCTCCAGGATGGCTCCTCCCCCTCCTGGGGCTCAGCTGGGGCTTGCCACCTCAGGCCATgtccctgtctctcctctctccaggatTTCCCGAGGGACATTAGACTCTGAGTGCTATCCCCAGGCCCAACTTGGTGCACACCCCGCTGCCCACCACGTGCACGTGGGGAGAAAGGGTCTTCCGTTTCCCTGTTATTCACGTAtggagggctgggggcagcaTTCACACCGCCCTCGCTGAGAGGGCAGCATCCCACTGAGTCTGTCTAGTCCCACCCTAACCTGGGCCGATGCTCCCCTCTCATGTCGCCGTCATCCCCACAGAGGCCCCAAGTGCCCCCCTTCTGTTGTGGGCACCTAGGGGTGCAGGGGCCATTGGGCAGTAGGGACAGGTGTCCCCCTAAGGCCACGGAGAAGTGATCTGGGCCTAGGggcttcctccaggcagcccttgCCACTTGCAGGAAGGGTCCCCCTTCCCTCCCAACACGGACCtagctttctcctccctcccttcttcctctccagcctctttGGCTCGACGCTTCCTCCAGGACCCTCACTCTGCACGCAGGGTCCggtcctctcccttctctccagtcTCTCTGCCTTTGCTGCAGCCCTCAGCTGGGTGACTCGGGGCTAGCAGTGGGACCAGGGGAGGGAAGCGCTCCGGCGGGAAGGCAGAGGACGTGGACTGTATTCCCCAGAACAACCACtaagcaaattacttaaaaatatagtaagagaAATGCCAAGAGATTAACCTGGTACGCTAGAAGGcatctatttaacacaaaagaggCCGCAATGGAGACATAGTGGAACAAGGATGATGTCAGACGCATAGAAAAGAATGGCAGTCAGAATCCTACCTTTCCAGGAATTACATTATCAGTGGATTAAAGATTAAAgctgctcagcatcattagtcatcagggaaatgtagattaaaaccacagtgagatagccCTTCATACCCACCAGGATGGCTGGAaccaaaaagatggacaataacaaggTTGGCGAGGAAGTGGAGATATTGGACCCCTCaacgttgctggtgggaacataaaatggcgcagccactttggaaaacagttgggctgttcttcaaaaggttaaactTAGTGTTACcacaggacccagcaattccactcctaggtacctacccaagagaaatgaaaacatatgttcacacaaaaacctgcacagaaATGTTTGTAGCAACATTATTCGTAATAgctgaaaagtgaaaacaatccaaatattcattgactgatgaatggataaataaacattatttattattcagccataaaaaagaatgaagcgcTGACGCATGCTGCAGCATGGACGACACTTGAAAATATCAagccaaatgaaagaagccagaaaatgcAACACgttgtgtgattccattcatactaaatgtccagaataggtaaatctctAGAGAatgaaagcagattagtggttggcaAGGCCTGGCAGAGGGAGATGTGGGGGGAGGGTGACTACTGGCTGGGTAGAGGGTGTCCTCTGGGTGATGGAAAGGTTCTGGGGTCGAGGTGATGACCACACAACACTGTGAGTGTGCCGAATGCCACTCAGTTGTCCACTTCAAAGGGTGAGCGGGACGGTACCGGACGTCTGTCTCGATCTGAAAATGAGCGATTGCTTTACACTGGAGGCCACAGCAGCTCCGAAGTCCACGTGCCCCAGCACACACAGAAGCAGACTGGGAGCCACAGCTGACCTCCTGGATTTCCTCACACACATGCGAAAGAACTTCCACGCACACCTCCTAACAGCCCATCCATGCCACATTAGGGAACGTCACCCAAGTCCAGGACtccagggcacagggagaagcCACGTGGAACACCCTCTATTGTCCGTACCACTAAGGATAGTCAGACTATCCTTATGGCGAGGTCACCCTGGATCGCATTCCCACGTAATCATTGCATGTTACCAGATCAAAAGAGCACCTGGAACAAACTCCTAGAAGACCCCGTCCCTGGGTCGGTTCAGCCCCCTGCTTTTGTCGTTCATGCCACCTCTCTTCATGCCCCGCTGAGGACCAAAGTGCAAATGTTCTGGGCAATTCTGCAGGCACGGTCCCAGTGAGCCAGAGCCACGACAGAAATTGCCGTGAGGAGCTGCGGAGGcgggggctgccctgggcttgAGACGGCACCAGAGGAAGGGCAGTCCAGCTGGGTCGCTCCACGTCCCTGGCAGACCCCTGCCCTGGCGGCAGTGGGCTGGGACACGCGTGCATCCATTCGTGTTCCTGCACCCCCGGCTCTGACTTACAGGGAGACCGCTCAGGGTAGGGGCTCCAGCTCCAGGGTTGGGTGCTGACTGCCCCCAGAGGGGAGCTGCACTGGGCGGGAAGGCCGCTGGGCACGGATGGCTGGAGACGCAGCCTGGTCATGTGGGAAAGGGCTCCTGAGAGGGCTGGGAGGTATgcgtgcctctctctctccctctccacccaaCCATGCCAGGCAAATCCCCTGGCCTAGTGGGAGCACAGGGTGATGGCCAACAGGTAAAGTGGCCCAAGTGGCCTCTGGGAGGTCCTGGAAAGGGCAAGACTTGGAGCAGGTCGGGGAGAGCTGAGCCCACCCCATAGGGGCAAAGACCCCTGGTACCTGGGGATGGAGGGCGGGCCCCGCAGACCTCGGGGCCCTGGGCTCTGACTGTGGGAAAGTCCCGGCTGGTGCAGTCTCTAGGTGCCCCCCCAAAGAGGGGGAATGCCGGGCAGCGGGCGGTGAAGCTGCCAAGGCCAGAAGGGCCTGGAGGGGCAGacggagagaggaagggagggagcagctGAGAGATGAATGAGCACCCTGCAGGTGGCCCCCACGGTGACGCAGGGCCCCAGCAGATCTAGTGAGGAGActgccttccacctctgtcaGATACAACTGCTCAACTAGGGGTCAAACACACACCCTGGGGGGCTGTTTCTTTCATTGGTTACCAAGAGGCCCCAGACCCAGTGCTTTCCTCTCCGGGGGATGGGCGCCGGCGGCAGGGGGAGAGGGGGTGAGTGAGGGGGCTTTCAGTGAGGTTTGTTGCCGGCCTGTTCACTCAAAGCTCAGGGTGGCTGTTCTGTTAGGCATGGTCAGCCCCTGCGCCAGCGGCTGGGCTCACGGAGAGGGAGGGACTAATGCTGGAGGAGACGCAATAGTGGTGGCAGGACGGACGACAGTGGCCCTCCTTGAGCACTTGCTAAGTGCTGGGCACCTCCTTAGGACTTTGTACACATCGCTGCTTGCTTGACCTGTATGTAGAGGCCTCTGTCCTTTGTTGGAGCAGCACAGACAGAGCAGCTGGGACTGAGCGTGCTGGGCATGGAGTGTGTGCGTGGGCCAGAGCGGGATCAACGTTGATAAGGTGGAACTCAGTCTGGGGGAATCCacaggggcttcctggaggacacGTGTTCTGAGCTTGACCTTAAAGGCCCAGCCAGCATTAAAGGGAGGGGACAGGGGGAGAAAGTGTGGCCAGTTTGGTCAGAGAGGAGAGCCAGGAGCACCACAATGCATGTGTGCCTAGAGTGCCAGGAACGCCCAGAGAGGGCAATGATGAAGTTTTTCATACCAGATAGAGAGCTCTTTTGAAATTGCCTATGGATGAGCATAATGTGGAAAAATACGCCAGGGTGATCTGCCTCAGGAAAGAGGGGGCCCGCTCCAGTTTTGCTAAGGGAACCAGGGCAATTACAAGTCAAGAGCGGCTAGAAAGCAATTTGGAAGGATGGAAAGATTTTGAGGATAGAACAGAAATAATTCTCTGGTGAATGAAAAATGCAGTCTCAAAAGATAGCATTCTAATATCTGTAAGCGTACTACATGTGGCGACTGCAGCATAaaggatggggtggagggggaaCGAATCTGTATGGTGGAAAGCTTCTTACATTTATGTGAAGTGGTACAACATTAGCCACAAGTGGACAGTGAAAAGTTAAGGAAATAGATTATAATCTCTCGAGCAACCAGCAAAAGCATTTCAAAGCGATAATAGCCTCAAAAGGCAATAGTAagttaaaatgcaataaaaacttTTTGACTATCTCAGGCAGGAAAAGGGGAacataggaagagagagagatgggcagaCAGTGCTGTGCAGCGAATGTCTGTGTCCTCCCCCAGATTCACCTGTGTAATCGACCCCCTCCACGccatggtatttggaggtggagcctttgggaggtgattggtTCATGGGGGTGGAGCCGCCATGAACGGGATCAGTGACCTTGTAAGAGAGACCCCGGAGAGCTCCCTCACCCGCTTCTGCCATAGCGAGGACATGGTGAGAGGATGTCTGTGTGTGAAGCAGGAGGCAGGTCCTCGCCGGACACGGCATCTGCCGGTACCTCGCttctggacttctcagcctccggaactgtgagaaatgaacgtctgctgtttataagccacccggtCTCTGGTATTGTTTCCTCAGTATCTGCAGCAGACTCAGGCAGCCGGTAAAGGGCTGGACGTAAATCCAGCCATAGGAGAAACCACACTGGATGTTAACGGGTTAAACTGTGCgattaaaaggcagagactgtctGGATGAAGCCGAGAGCCAGGCTTTTGCTGCCCACAGGCGCTGCGATTGGACAGCAAAGCCTCAGGCGAGCGGATAGTCAGAGGATTCCGAGTGCTGTCCCACAGAAAGAGCAGCTAAGGAAGTCGGAGCGACCGTGCTGACAGTGGACCAAGCCGAGTTAAAGGCAGAGGCAGGTCCCTGGGATGGGAGGTCAGAACGATGGCAGGGTCAGCAGTGAGGGACGCGCAGCGCTAGTTCCCAGGAGTGTCTGTGGCCAGGGACAGAACTTTGCTGTCCAGGAAACCGAGGGTGACGGGACAGAGGGAGAGGCGGCCATTCCCAGCACCGCCGATGGAGATGTCACCCCTCCCGCCCGGGATGGGGACACCGAGAGGAGAAGTCAGTAGGGACGTAGACCGTCTGCGTGCCGCTACCAAGCACAGCAGGGCACAGACGACCGGGCAGTGGGCCCCACGGGCCCCAGCGGGCTCTGCGGGCGGGCCGACTCTCGGCTTCACGGGCGGCAGGGGCGGAAGCCGCGCTGTGCAGCGGTGGCAGGGGCGGAAGCCGCGCTGTGCTGCCGCGGCTGCGAGCCTTGCGACAGCGCCGTGAAGCCCTCGCCGCGCGGCGTCGCTCACGTGCTCCTCGCAGCCAATCGTCGCCCTGCCCTGAGCCACCTAGAACTTTCTCTCCTGCGCCCGGGGGCTTCTGGGAGGCGCGGGAGGTGGCGTGGCCGAGCGCAGAGTGCGTGAGCCGGGGCCACACAGCCGCCCTGAGGCGAGCCCGCCAGGCCTTCCAGGGGACCGGGAGCCGCCCGCGGGGCCGGCGCAGGTGAGCCACGTCGGCGGGGGGCTCGCGGGGGAGGGGGTCCGAGGGGAGGGTGAGCGAGCGGGAGCCGGTGAGGGTGGGGGGCAGCCAGCTGGGGTttgggctgagggcagggctcccaggggcctcaggagggggggaggcgggggcgggggcgggggctaGTGACTCTAGGGGGGGCATGGGAAGCGAGCGCTCCCGGGGCTGCGGCTGGACAGGAGGGCGCCCGGCACGGGGGGGCTGCCGGCTGGGGTGGGGGCGCCAGCGGAGTCCGCCTGGGGTGGGAGGCGTGGGCGAGGCCGGCCATGCGTGCGGGAGTGGTGGGCGGCCATGCTCTGGGCAGCGGTGCGCTCTGGATCGCTGGGGTGCtggctgtggggggagggggtggcgggggcaggctggcagccctgCATGTGTGGGTGGGGGGGAcgggggcaggctggcagccctgcatgtgtgggtggggggggcgggggcaggctggcagccctgCATCTGTGGGGTGGGAGGCGGGAGGGCAGAGCTCCCACTGCCGGCACTAGGGGGAGCACTCCGGGCTTGGGGAGCCGGATGGGCGGGATAACGTCCAAGCACGTGGGGGCGCCCTGcttcccagggctggaggggagcgCTCCCAGCTGGGGGGGAGGGCGCTTTTCGGGTCTGGGGAGGATGCGCCCGGGCATGGGCAGGGGGATGGGCGGGAAGGTGGGGGGCCACTGGCTGAGGAGGGGTGCGGGAGAGGAGGGCCTGGCAGCATGGGTGCAGGTGCCACAGAGAGGGCGAGGCGCCGGGGAGGCAGTGGTCTGCGGGAGGCTGGTGCCCTGGGCGGTGGAGTGGGGGAGGGTCCGGGGAGGGGCTCTGCCCCCCGCAGCGGGTGTCTGAGAAGCTCCAGGTCGCCTCGGTGGAGGGTGCGCAGAGATTGCCGCGGTGGAGGGCCAGGGCCTTGGCCTCCGCGGAAAGTAGAGGCCCTTCGCAGGGGTCACTGGGGGACGCCATACTTCGGGCCCTAGGAGCGTCTCCCTAAGTTTAAAAGGGTTGCGCTTTGACAGAATAAGTTGCCTGGTCGCCCGGGGATTTTGTTTGACGTTAACAACGGTTAACATGTCTCTAAAGATTTGCAAACCTGTAGGTggaagaagaaatcagaggaaatcAGAGGAACTCAGGAAGCGTTTCAAACCGAgtgatagaaaatagaaaaatacaacttCCCCAAAGTAGTGGGAGGCAGCGCAGGAAGCGATCAATCGCAGGAAGACGGACAGCTCTAAGTGTGCGCCATAGAACAGGAGGAGGACACGGACTCGGGGCCCTGACGTCCCTTGAAGGaagctagaaagagaagagcagagagagcccAACGTGCCCTACGGAAGAGACCAGAGCGCCCGGAGGGGAGGTCAGTGAGAGAGagcgggggagagggagggacagggcgGGCCCTCCGCGGGCTCTGCTCAGGCAGCGTGGAACTGGGCCGGAGCCCAGCCTAGAGCGACCCCGAACAAAGAGAGGACAGGAGTCACCCTGccgggaaggaaggaaagagggctgTCACTGCAGGCCAGAGCACgtggaagagaaggaggcaggatcCTGGGGAAATTCATGCCCCAAATTGGAAAACGTGAGAGTCCCTGGGGAACAAggcgaccccccccccccagccccgagGCTAGAGGAGGTAGAAAATGTGGGTAGCCTTCCATCTTGTGAAGCAATGTGGTTTCTTATCGAAGAGGTTTCCTAAGATCCAACGACGAAGCCAGCAGCGAGAGGAGGCGCTCCAGGCCCCAGCGTGAGGGGCCCGGGGCTCTGGCTGGGGCGGTGGGGTGGGCTGTGTGGCACAGACACGCCTCTCTCCCCTTTGCACCCGCAGGCCGAGGCCCACACTGCGAGAGTCCGTGCACGCCCGTCCAGTCCCTTCTGGCCGCCCTCAGGTCCTCAGTGATGGTGATGCCACTGGTGATGCTGCAGGACTGGTGCAGGTGGAGTGGCGCAAACGCACAGCGCTCCCTGCTCATCCTGGGCATCCCGGAGGACTGCGAGGACCGGGAATTCCAGGAGGCCGtgcgggctgccctgtggcccctgGGCAGGTACCGAGTGCTGGGCAACGTCTTCAGAAAGGAGCTCGGGTTCAGGGTCGCTTTGGTGGAGTTCACTGAGTATTTAAATCGAAGTTTGGTCCCCCGACAGATACCAGGCAAGGGGGCACTCTGGGATGTgttcttcctgccccagggccctgatTCTGAGTCACGGGATAGACCCAATTTCCCTGCACAGCCCCAGAGGCAAGCAGTGGCTGGCAGGGCAGGTGTGGCCAGagctgcaggggaggaggcagctgcaggggaggaggcagctgcaggggaggagggagctgagggtgaggcaggagctggagaggaagcaggatcCTCAGATGAAGAGGGAGCTGCCGGGGACACAGGAGTTGCAGGCGTGGTAGCATCTGTGGGCATGGCAGGAGCTGCAGCTGAGCCAGAGGCTCCAGGTGAGGAAGGAGCTGCAGGTGTGTCTGAGGCAGGGGCCCCAGAGGAGGCAGGAACTGCCAGTGAGGCAGTCACTGCAGGCGAGGATGGAGCTGAAGATGTGGCAAGAGCTGTGGGTGAGGAAGAAGCCACAGGTGAGGAAGAAGCTGGGagtgaggaggaagctgagggcgaggcaggagctggagaggaagcaggatcGTCAGATGAAGAGGGAGCTGCAGGGGACACAGGAGTTGCAGGCATGGTCGCATCTGTGAGCATGGCAGGAGCTGCAGGTGAGGCGGGAGCGGCAGGTGAGGAGGAAGTTGGAGATGTGGCAAGAGCTGCGGGTGAGGAAGAAGCCACAGGTGAGGCAGGAGCCCCAAGTGAGGAAGAAGCCGCaggtgaggaggaagctgagggtgaggaggaagctgagggcgaggaggaagctgagggcgaggcaggagctggagaggaagcaggatcGTCAGATGAAGAGGGAAACGCAGGGGACACAGGTGTTGCAGGCGTGGCAGGATCTGTGAGCATGGCAGGAGCTGCAGCTGAGGCGGAGGCTCCAGGTGACGAAGGAGCTGCAGGTGTGGCAAGAGCCATCAACGAGGCAGCAGCCCGGAGCCAGCACTGGCGGCAGACGTTGCAGCCTCTGCTCGATGCTATGGCCTACCGGGTACTGAGAAGGTTTTCTGGGGTGGAAGAGCCGGGCTGTGGAGAAGAGTCTTTTGAGAGCTGGCTGCACCATGCCAACGACACGCTGTACCTGTGGTGCCTCAtgtcagagagggagaggaggaggagactggTGGAGAGCTTGGGCGGCCCCGCGCTGGATCTCATGTGCGGCCTCCTGGAGGAAAATCCCGACACCCCTGCGCAGGACTGCCTGGCCGCGCTGGCCTGTGAAGATGCTGCCCGGACCCATGAAGATTGCCTCCCAGCCAATGAGGTCACCACTGAGGGCACCCCTGTCACTGCAGAAGAAAGCAAGCCTTCCCCACCCAAGGAAGATACCACCCTGGCTGCCCTTTCCAAGCAAGACACAGCCGAGGCTGCCCCGGCACGTGAAGTGGCCGATGGGGCAGTTCCTGTCACAGTCGACCGTGGAGAGGCTGCTCCTGACCCCCATGATGCTGCCCAGGCCGCCTGGGCTCGTGAAGATGCTGCCCAGGCCGCCCTGACCTGTGAAGACACCGCTGACGCTGCCCCGGCCCGTGAAGAGGCCGATGAGGCAGCTCCTGACACCCATGATGCTGCCGTGGCAGCCCCTGCCCCTGAGGAGACCACCGAGTCCTCTTCTGCCACTGGGGAAGGTGAAAATGTTCCTACTCGTGCGGGGCTAGGTCAGGCAGGACACTCGGGGGCCCCCGGGGGCCCCACCCCTGCTCAAACGGTCAGTGCTTCTGGGGCGGGCCCAGGAGGTCCTGGCAGTAACCCGGAAGGCCTCGCCCAGGTGGGAGACCAGGAGGCCGAGCAGACCCCCAAGGAGGGGCTCATCCAGGAGGAGCCAGGAAACCAGGACGGGGCTGAGGAGATGAGCCGCCCCGAGTCCTCCTCGGGCAAGTAGGCTCAAAAGGCCCAGgggccccctctcctcccaggcagcagagccctggaggcagggggaggcgAGGCCAGGGTAGCCGCCTCACCCCACATGGGGACCAGGCCGAGGGAGGGGCCCGTCCAGCCCAAACCAAGCCCCTGGCCCCTCACGATCCCCAAGGGGCCATGACCCGCACCGTCAGCCGTTCCAAGTGACCAAGATGAACATATGTTACCCCAAATGGGCAGGGGAGAGGTGTAGCCCCGCTCAAGGCAGCACCACACCGAGCCCAAGCCCCATCCCAAGCCCTGCAAACTCaggcagccagcctggtggctcccCCGAGTGGCAGCCCTGGCCTGGGTGAGGGGCACCTGAGGACGCCTGCCACCTGCACGGGCCTGGGAGACGTTAGGAGGTCATCTCAAGGGTGCCAGCTGTCTGGGCCTCCCAACAAGGGGACCCCCGTTCACTGTCACCTGGGGCAGGCTCCTCCCTGTTCTGGGAAGCCCGCTTGTATCTCAGTGGACCCTGTAGTTACCCACCTGTCAAGTAATCCACCCCCAAAACATACAAACCCACGTGCCATCATTTCTGTGCAGAGCCGTTAGGTGTGTGTGAGCCCGGGGTGGGGTCCTGGCCTAGCAGACAGCACCCTCTCGGCCCTGGCACGTGCTGTGAGCTTCAGTGCCAGCCCGGGCTCTGCTCTCTCTCGTCCGGTGCCATGAGCTCAACTCTGCCTTCTCGGTGGAGATTTAGGCCAACCGCTGCTTGTTCCTGTGGAGGTGTGTGCTTATCTGAGCagtggcccccaccccaccccagagtcCCCGAGCCCAGTCCCAGGAGATGCCTGGAAGGATGGACAGACGAGGGCGTGGCCGGCGCTCACCCCGGGACCTCGGGAAGGAAGAACTGGAGCAGGGACATGGAGGGGCTGCGGGAGGCTCCAGTGGGACTGTGCTCTCATGTGCCAACCTGTTGTTACTTGTGGCTCAGTTTCCTGGGCTTGGTGTGGTGTCCCCTGTTGTATTTTCCAGCGTCCTGTGACTGTCCTATGTGGCCCATAGggcagggccccaccccagaatgtcagccagagggggagggggtgccgTGGAGTGAGAAGACATTGCCAGTGTCCATCGTTCTGCCAAGAGGCTGACCGTGGGGCTCCCAGGAAGGGAGACTGTGGTGGGAGGGCCTCAGCATGGGGGGCAGCTGAGGCACCCCGTTAGAGACTGACTGTCCCCGAGACCTGTGGGCTGTAGCGGCCGTTAGAAGTTCCTCTCCGTGTTGTCATTCCCTTCTCTGCAATGGTTTCAGTAAGTGgttctcttcaataaatttcaTTGATCGTTCCAGCTGCGTGTCGTCCGTCTCTGCTGTGGGCAACTGAGGGAAGggtctgctgggggtgggggtgggggcaacaGTGGCCTGTCACCTGCATTGGGGTATGATCAGGACAGGGGCCAGGAGGGGCTGTGTCGTCCCCTGGGCTGGACGGAGCTGAGTGACAGGAACTTGTGGGCGTGGGCAGTGGCTGGTTGGGTCCCCAGGAAACTCGGGGTGTCCCCAGAAATAAGCGGGCTAGACGttgaagggagggggaggaaccACAGGCAGGATCCAGGGCTCCAGGATCCCTGGCACCGCTGTAGGGGCTCAGGGCACCCGGACGGGTCAGAGAGGTCACGTGTGCAATCCCAGAGACCAGCGGGCCACAGAAGGGCCCAGGCCTGAGGTCAGATGCCCCTGCCAGGAGCTGGGCCCAGGACTCTGGGCTGGGGGTGGTTGCCCGCTCAGCCCACTCCTGCCAGCCGACAAGTGGCCAGCCTCTGTCTAGCCACCGAGGGACGTTTGGGGACCTGCCGGTGTTTCATGGCCGAGGGATGGAGGGCGGGCTGGGCGAGGGCTCCACAGCCCTCATGCCCTGGGTCgggggaggaaaggcagggagagccACCCTCCACTCTTGAGTCCTGGGCAGGGCGGCCCCTCGAGGGGCCGGGGCACCGCCTTCCTGTCCCACTCCCCTCCCAGCCAACTCCTAGGGGCACCAGTCCTGTGTcctgggagcaggcaggaggcagcGGGTGTGAGTGGGAGGCtgcaggcaggagctggggagtggCCCCTTCCTGCCCAGAGCAGGTGGACTCTGGGTCCCTGCAGCCCAGTGAGCCCTCGGTGCCACCTGAGGAGGGCACCCACCCAGGATGGAGGATGCTGCTGATCCTTGAGACCCTCTCTCTGCGCGCCGTGGCTGGAGGGGCAGTGCTCAGAGAGGGTGTCGTCAGGTGTCAGGAGCCAGGAGCCATCTGCCTCCACCTGCCTGGGCTCTGCCCTCACCTCAGGGGGCTGGGAGCCCACCACAAATTGAGGGCAGCCGGCCATCAGGCGCCGAGCTGATTCAGAGTCTTCGGGAGACGGAACGAAGGTGCGGAGAGGAGAGGGGACGGATGGTACCGTTGTCCCAGAAATGGTGAGGGGCCCTCGAGGGCCTGCCCAGTCTGTGCCCACTGGCGTCCTCCAGCCATTCTGAAGGGGCAGAGTCTCTGACCACCCCCACAGTACAGAAGAAGAACGCAGTTCCCAAAGCAGGGAGGGCCAGGGCGAGGACCTTGCAGGGAGCTGAGGCCTGGGCTGTGGCCGTCCAACCGGCCTGTGGGAACCGAGCACGTGGGGAGCCCTGAGCTGTGTGGCGAGAGCTGCAGACAGCGGGTCTGCAGGGACGGGGGGCGGGGGCCCCTGGAGATGCTGGGCGCGCAGGGCAATGGAGAGGGGGCGGCGAGGGCTGTCGGGACGGAGATCATGAGGGCCATGCCTGCAGCCTCTTGGGCCCAGTGGACTTGGCTCCGTGTTATAGGGACACCTGCACGTGTCCCATCAAGGGGTACTGCAGGATCCGGGGGGCTCCCAGGTGGgctctgctctccctgcctccttcaggCAAGGCACCATCCCAGGTCGTCTGTCCCCCGTGTCTTGGCAGGGCCATGGCCACTGGCCACTTTCCGCCAGCCCCTCAGGATTTGGGGGCAGGACAagaggagaggggatgggaggggctgATCCCTTGTCTCTCCCTCGTGCAGTGTACCTGTGTGGGCGTGTTCCCCAAGCaggtgtgagtgtgcgtgtgagCGAGTGAGAGTGTGCATTCGTGTcattgaatgtgtgtgtgaatgagtggGAGTGTGCAAGTGTAAGAGCATGTGAGTGTGTCT
It encodes:
- the LOC138921732 gene encoding paraneoplastic antigen Ma6E-like isoform X1, coding for MPQIGKRRGPHCESPCTPVQSLLAALRSSVMVMPLVMLQDWCRWSGANAQRSLLILGIPEDCEDREFQEAVRAALWPLGRYRVLGNVFRKELGFRVALVEFTEYLNRSLVPRQIPGKGALWDVFFLPQGPDSESRDRPNFPAQPQRQAVAGRAGVARAAGEEAAAGEEAAAGEEGAEGEAGAGEEAGSSDEEGAAGDTGVAGVVASVGMAGAAAEPEAPGEEGAAGVSEAGAPEEAGTASEAVTAGEDGAEDVARAVGEEEATGEEEAGSEEEAEGEAGAGEEAGSSDEEGAAGDTGVAGMVASVSMAGAAGEAGAAGEEEVGDVARAAGEEEATGEAGAPSEEEAAGEEEAEGEEEAEGEEEAEGEAGAGEEAGSSDEEGNAGDTGVAGVAGSVSMAGAAAEAEAPGDEGAAGVARAINEAAARSQHWRQTLQPLLDAMAYRVLRRFSGVEEPGCGEESFESWLHHANDTLYLWCLMSERERRRRLVESLGGPALDLMCGLLEENPDTPAQDCLAALACEDAARTHEDCLPANEVTTEGTPVTAEESKPSPPKEDTTLAALSKQDTAEAAPAREVADGAVPVTVDRGEAAPDPHDAAQAAWAREDAAQAALTCEDTADAAPAREEADEAAPDTHDAAVAAPAPEETTESSSATGEGENVPTRAGLGQAGHSGAPGGPTPAQTVSASGAGPGGPGSNPEGLAQVGDQEAEQTPKEGLIQEEPGNQDGAEEMSRPESSSGK
- the LOC138921732 gene encoding paraneoplastic antigen Ma6E-like isoform X2; translation: MVMPLVMLQDWCRWSGANAQRSLLILGIPEDCEDREFQEAVRAALWPLGRYRVLGNVFRKELGFRVALVEFTEYLNRSLVPRQIPGKGALWDVFFLPQGPDSESRDRPNFPAQPQRQAVAGRAGVARAAGEEAAAGEEAAAGEEGAEGEAGAGEEAGSSDEEGAAGDTGVAGVVASVGMAGAAAEPEAPGEEGAAGVSEAGAPEEAGTASEAVTAGEDGAEDVARAVGEEEATGEEEAGSEEEAEGEAGAGEEAGSSDEEGAAGDTGVAGMVASVSMAGAAGEAGAAGEEEVGDVARAAGEEEATGEAGAPSEEEAAGEEEAEGEEEAEGEEEAEGEAGAGEEAGSSDEEGNAGDTGVAGVAGSVSMAGAAAEAEAPGDEGAAGVARAINEAAARSQHWRQTLQPLLDAMAYRVLRRFSGVEEPGCGEESFESWLHHANDTLYLWCLMSERERRRRLVESLGGPALDLMCGLLEENPDTPAQDCLAALACEDAARTHEDCLPANEVTTEGTPVTAEESKPSPPKEDTTLAALSKQDTAEAAPAREVADGAVPVTVDRGEAAPDPHDAAQAAWAREDAAQAALTCEDTADAAPAREEADEAAPDTHDAAVAAPAPEETTESSSATGEGENVPTRAGLGQAGHSGAPGGPTPAQTVSASGAGPGGPGSNPEGLAQVGDQEAEQTPKEGLIQEEPGNQDGAEEMSRPESSSGK